The Salarias fasciatus chromosome 11, fSalaFa1.1, whole genome shotgun sequence genomic interval GTCCGAGTGGTCCTGGTGGTGGCTGAACGCCTGCTGGGGTGACTCCATCTGGTTGTCGTGGCTGCCCGAGTCGTCGTGGAGCGGGTCCCGCATGCCGTGGTGCAGGGAGCCGGGCTGGGGACTCAGCATCGCGTTGAGATTTGTGTATCCGGGCTGCGAGTACACCAGCGACTGGTGGCCGTTGGACGCCGGGGACAGCGGGGACAGGTGGTGCGTCGTGGCGGGCGCCCACGAGCCATGGTGGCCACTCTGCGTCTGCTGGTGCACCAGGTGAGATCTGTGGTGGAAGCCGCTGCTCAGGTCCTCCCTGCTCGCCTGCACGCTGGCTTTGTGCTCCTGCTGTCCGATGTGAGTGCCGCTGGACCAGTCGGTGTTGGAGGTGGGCAGCCACTGGTGGTGCGTCAGGCTCATCGGGTGTCCCGTGTTGGTCGCCGCAAGCCCTTGCAAGTACTCGTGGTGCATCATTTTCTGCACCTCTCTGTAGGTCGTCCCCTGATGCATCCTATCCGAGTCCGGATGCATGAGCGGGTTAGACGGTAAGGAGTTATTCCTCGGAATATACTGAGCTGTTGTCGCCATGGCTCCGACTTCGAAAACTGACGAGCACTTCGGAGGTCTCCAGGCTTTAGAGCCAAAACGCAACAACCTGCTCTGGGAGGTCTTGGGGAAGAGCGAAGACACGCCTCCCCTCCGCTTGTATTGGCTCCTCTCCGATTCAAGCCCACTGGGGACATATTCAATAGGCGCAGGGTTTCAGAGCGTGGCGCAACACATTTTACGCACACGATGGATAGAAACTCCGATCTTACATATGTTGTAGAAAAACATATGTTCTATTTATTAAACGTCTCTTTGAGTTTTTAACTGCGCGCCCCTGATTCTGTGAAACTGCACAGAGATCTTGTCCATCAGATTTTCTCAGGGAGGTGATCGGggctgcggcggcagcagcagcagggcttcaTTAGGTTTCCCCGGGTTAGGATCGGTTGTTTTGCAAATAACCACGTGGGGGAGTACGGAGATCTTTTTGAAGGGTCCCCCCATCCGACTCACATGCGTGCACTCACAGACGCACACCCGTACACCTTTATAATAGGTCACTGATGATTATAGCGCTCCTCATTTTAAATAGATTATGAAGAAGCGATGCTCCGGCTTCCGCGAGACACCCACACAACGAGAGGCGTGTAAATAAGCCCGTGTGATGTGTCTGTGAATGCCGTTGTAAACGTGTGACAAATTTGAAAGCATTTGCTCTATTTCAAAGCCTCCGCGTCTGTCATTTATTTGTATTGTCTCGGTAATTTTCAATGTTGTATGATCTCATCATCACCACCCACTTAGGTGCGATAGGCCAAGACGCGCTCCATCTCGctcttaacccccccccccccccccccccccccccacccccctcccttcATCATACAGTGCAGGTGACAGAGGTGACATAAATACACAATTTATTCACTCCAGTCACTATCTTATTTTGAGATCGTTCAAGTGGACTTTGGCTGGAGGATCATTAGAAGTCATAAAACAATGTTGGGATGTGATGCTGAGCCTACATGATGACAGTATCATGTAACCCCCGCTGCCAAGCTGGTACAGTTGTTCTGGAAATCCCCAGCCCTGGAAATTTTGATTTAAGCgattcaagaaaataaaataggCTATATTCTTATATCATTTACCTCTCGAAGCAATTTACTAAGCAGCAACTTGGAGAGAGAAACCTTGTGTTTCTTCCTCCTGGCTCCTTCCTCACTACCTCTCCCGGTTGATCTGATTATTTTTCCCTTCACGTTTTGTCCCAATAGCAAATTACCAATTCTATGAATTGCAAAGCAGCCTCAGAGACGCTGAGGGGtagagaggaggggggatgCGAAGATTGAAAGGGATCTTTGCAAACACAATCACGTTCTTAAATGGAAATGCGGGGCTTTAAACAAATCTTACATCTCTCCCGTTCCATTCGCCTAAAACTCTGCAATCAGGCACATGTTCCGCTCCTTCTAAAACAGGAGCTTTTTGGAAGGTTTTTCAGGCGCAACAGTCCCATTTTAATCATTTACCTGAAAGCAATGTTTTGCCTTTTTATCTCTGCtgcgtgtttgtttgttgtcatCTTCCCCATGCGACTATTCTCTTTCTATTTACAGGACGACTCAAGTCTACTGTTCATTTTAATCCGGGACTACATGACTAAAAGGTAAGTTGTCTCCTTTCTGCTGTTGCTGCGTCCTTGCTGTACTCTTGTCTCCGGCGTTAACAATGCACgcgactgagtgtgtgtgtttgtgcgcgcgcgtgtctgtgtgtgtgtgtggaaaatgtTGTCGGGGTCACAGGTGCTCGTCATCATCTCTTGAAAGGCGTGGTTTTTGTCCACCCAtcctttatatatttatttgggATGAGCAGGAGACAGTCCTCGCGACTTATCGTGTCATTTTAGAGCAATTTATTAGCGACGGTCCAGATTTACGACGTATTATGGCGTTTTTAAAGCAACGGACATTTTTACTGACGGTCTTTATTTTCAAGAAACACGTCTTATAAATTTGCTAGACTTTGCAAAGTCATATATATaatattcaggaaaaaaataatttgtcaAATTCGCtattttttattgtgaaatagGCTGTCATATATGAATACTATAAAAACTAATATAATTAATAACTCATCCCTTTTTCCGTAATTAATAGTGTAAATAAAGTGCGATGGGAATCGGTCAAAatgtaaatgaataaattaaaataacacacaTGACAATGATGGACAATGTTCCTCTAACGCGACTCTTTAATGAGAAATCCCAGCCAGGACATTTCTTATTgtcacagtctctctctctctctttttttttcctgcgtcCCAAAACTCCTCAGAGATCCCAGAGGCTGGCTGACATCGCTATAAGAGACCGGAGCCGCGCGCAGCTCCCGCTTAATGAAGATGCGTTAACCATTCAGTCATTCTTGTCTCGCAGTCTATAAAAAGCAGTGGTTTCTGCCACACAGACCCAGTCTTGTGCTGTACCATGCGACGAAGGGCTGCTGGAAAAGAAAGATCCAGATGCtttggccctttttttttttttgtaaagaatatGGCCTTGTGTGCGCTGAGGTGCATTTTTGCCAGGACGCACGAGGTTTCCATGGTGCGCTCGATGAAAGGGATCACACAGAACTTGGTGGTGAATGACAGGCCGTACAGGAAAAGGCGACTGGACATGAACACGATATGATGGATTTAAAaaacagagtggaaaaaaaaaaagggaagaaattATCAAGCGCACTGAGTATGAACCGCAGACATGAGTGTAGAGGAAGTTGAGTGACCTCTTTTAGAAGAAATAAGTCTTCTTTGTGTCACCCTGAGGACACAATTATCCGATttattctttactttttttttccacgagTGTCTTTCCTGTGCTGTCCTGGAATAATGTATGCATCCAAGAACTGGAGAGACATTAAAACTTACACGAAAGCATTTTAACTGGACAGGATGGACACGAAAGGCAACGCATCTGCTGACCAaacacaatcttttttttttttttttttttttttgaggaaaaagCGTGCTCCTGCAGCTATTTTAGGGTTCATTTATTAGGGATTAAGGGCCTTTTCTGTTTGCACCAGTCACGTGTTAATCTCTCCTCAAACCTACTTAATATGCAGCAGTTATTGTCAAGACGCAGCGCAACCAATAGGACCCCCCCGACCCTTCCACAGAGCGAGTTCCTCACTTGTTCCCAGACTGACTTAGTGTCAGTACAgtaagaatgaagaaaaaaaaaaagcagaaaacaaaagcaagtaCTATAACGAAAcgttttaaatgtatttttttctgataaagattacacaaaaacaaattaaattaacTATGATCTAATTAATTCATCATTTTCAAAGCGTGAAATGGGAGTGTTTTCAAAGTGGATCGAGACAGTGATGCCGGTTATATTGGTCCCAATCCCATCTAAATAGCgaacatttcattttgaaacaaagtttctatagtttttttttttccggctaaaaaaaagacaaccacACTCCTAAAAACGACCCCGACCCCACATTAGATGTTTAATACAACTTTTCCCCAATTCCAGAGGGAACGTTTCGACCTGCCACAAGCtatgtttagattttaaaattCATGTGATGTACCACCTAACTACACTGGAATAATATCCAGCGACTCACTCAATCAGATAATTGTATTTcgttgccactttttttttttttttgatagacATGCGTAATAGGCACTAAATATGCAATAGCggttaagaaaagaaaaaaaaaaggaagcccTGTTTGCCCATCCATTTTGAAGACCAAATCGTCCCGTGCTTTTTAGgtaacttttttcattttcttttttggctaATGAACTTGGGCTATTCTGCCAGCATCCCCCTGAGAATgcagcgaggaagaggaggaggaggaggaggaggaggaggagggggaaatgCTTCTCTTGTGGTAAAAGGTGTGAGTTTCTTCCTCTATCTCTCGGCTAATTAGGCGGGGTCTGAACGCGCCAGAATGAATATTCATGAAAAGCACCGGCGCGCAATTAGTAGTGGAGAGAGTTCCCAACTTCAATCCCCAAACAACGCAGCTTGCAGAGGAAAGGGGTACCGGTCCCCCCCTCACTCCACGTGCCTCTGCTTCTGCTCGAGCACTCTTTGAGCCCCTCACTTGTTCTCTCAGTTCTTATCAGCCTGTCTCCTGCTCCTCAATTCAAAGCAGCCACCATGTGATTTGTCCACTTCCTATAAATCTCCAAGTTGGGAATTACAGATAATCCAATTAGATTTCTCAATAACTACTGGAGTGctccaaaacagatttttttttctttcccctctccTTCCTTGTGTCAGCAGAGCTTTTGGACTTTCTTGAAATCACTTGTTTTTTTGACATGCGAGCAAAATTTTGATTTAATGTTAAGGCGCTCGCTCCAGATCCATCCAAAGAGCCACACAAATGTGGAAGCGCTCTGCACATTCACCCGTCACCTAATGACACAGATCCtgacaacacactcacacacacacacacacattcataagCACCTTCCTGATCCAAATCCTCTGAATTACTAATGGAGCCCGGTGCACACATCTGCTCCCGCCGCCTAAAGCCTCAGTCAACCTGCCTGGTGGGTTATGTGTCATACCGGCGTGAGCCTCAGCCTATGTGCCTGGTTGCCTGTCCATCCGTCCGCCGAGGACCCACAATCCTCTGCTTTGAATTCAAGGTGATTCTTATCCCCGACCCCCTCCTGGCCGAGCGCGTTTGCCTCTTGCCTCCATAAAGACGtgtttatatatgtatgtatgtgcagAGGGGAACACGAGGAGCTTTTTCAAGGGTTGGGGGGAGATAAGCAGAGGAATTTGAGGCCGGTGAATATGGATGGGGTCCCTGCTTTTAGAGAGCGCCGCTGATAGAGAGGTAAACAGCTCCTGGCCAAGAGAAGCAAGGagcggggaggtggaggaggagaggagggtggatTGTGGTTGATGCATGCACTGGCATACATTTGGGGCCTAACTCCATATCCCTCACTCCCTGTCATTCACTCAACATCTCCAAGGACTATCTATCATTATTCTCTCACCTTATTTTGTTGTTAGATTGTTGCGTTTTTGCTTTGGACAGTTTTTGTGGATTTGGGTGATGAGGTTCCATTATCAATACACGGGAGGTGAGGGTGTTCGCAAACTGGATTTCGGGCTCAAAGTCGTCGGCCTCAAAATGCTGatgctgcactttttttttttttaaacagtgaaataaGTGGGAGTTATAAGTTACGGTCGGAGGAGTTGTTTTGCGCAGCACAGAGGACCGAGAACCACGGACAGTGATCACTGTCATCGTCCCCATCAGctgtctctcctccatctctgatAACGTGGAGTTTTCATCCTTCATTCCTCCGCGACGTCCGCTGGTGAAGCTGCAGACGACAACGTCACAcaacctttgtttttctttctttctctttctgcctTCTACTGACAGATCCATCCAGGCCGAGCCGCTCGACAATACGAAGGCCACGACTCCGAGAGGACACTGCAGGAGTGAGTTGACGAGTCTCACaatctcactgtgtgtgtgtgtgtgtgtgtctgtgtctgtgtgtgtgcactaaCGTTATTGTTTTAGACTCTCCCAGCTCCACTTGGGAGCTCCACTCCTTTAATTTAATCTACAACtctattttaaattgttttctgtgtgtgtgtgtgtgtgtgtgtgtgtatagattaGCAAAGACAAATTGgacattttccatttttatggtgacaaaacacaaatccatACAGTTTAaggagaaaacatgtttgaggttAGATAAAGACTTAAGGTAAAACTTTATGTAAGTCGCAGATATGCGTGAggctcctgtcagtctgctgtcaacagtgtgtcagtttttttttattccaaattcAAAAAAATGCGATCATAgaataaatattaaacaaaaacaactttattgCTCATAAGTTGACAACAGAGAAGTTTTACTCAACAACCACAGTCTAGTGTCGACAGACTGATAATGTCTTGAGACCTGAACACACTTTGAGCAGTTCAGATAAATCTCTGCTTTAAAGGCTCTATATGCCTGTGAAAAGATACTTGACAGCGgagaaatggcagaaaacagagagaagagaaataaagaaCCATGTGATGGAGTTCAGACACTCTTCAGAGACCATGCGCTCCACAGCTGGCATCACCACCTCCAGGCCCCACGCTGCCAGCTTCTATCAATACAGTGTTACAGTGACTAAAGTTAACTTTATTTGGTTAAGAgcgtctggtttttttttttttttttttttgcacatcagTCATCTTCCACAGGTAAGACCTCTCAGGCCCTGACTTTCCTTTGGGGTAGCTTCTTAGTTTACTCCACTTGATTGCTCTCCTGGCCACGACACAACACAGcttctgagacacacacacacacacacacacacacacacacacacacacacacacacacacacactccagacacACGCACTCCAGAGAACTTCCACACTAAGGCCCCACCGCAAAGTTATTAATGagctgtttaattttaattagATAGTAATTCATGTTAATGCCTGCTTAATGGAGCCAAATAATTCCCCTCGGTCACTCGGGGTCTTTATGCTTCGTTTACCAACCCCTGCAGTTATTCTCTggcttttgtttttatattacaTTTccaagtctgttttttttttcttctttctttcaagCAAGTGAGTGAGTGATGAAAGAGTGAAGAACAGGAAACATACGGGGTGACTGAAGCATGTCTGTGTGCATATTTGTATGTTAAAGAGTTTTAGATTGTACCCTCAAACCGAAAGCTACTACCCATATGTTTGTCTTCTTCTctacttcatttattttcactttttatttgaaGGAGCTGTGTGTATGAAATGTGGctgggccacacacacacacacacacacacacacacacacacacacacacacacacacacacacacacacacacacacacacacacacacacacacacacactgaccacaaTCCACTACAGTAAATGCCTTAAGTCAGACCAAAAGGAAAGGTCAGACTCGGTATTGAACGCTAAGCAGGGTTAAACCTTCAGGTTGCAGAGCAGGTACCGAGACATTTGTAAGCGGGAGGTCGTGACCTTTCTGTCCAGAGTCGGCCTGAAGGTAACTCGCTGCCACCTCTTGTCATGTGTGCGTCTGTCGGTCGCTGTTTACCATTAGGAGGCATCCCAAAAGATTCAGATGCCGGTAAGGCTGTGCAGGAGTGACCGCAGACGCTCGGACCGCCacacactcgtgtgtgtgtgtgtgtgtgtgtgtgtgcatgcacatgaGGAGGATGGCAGGGGTCAGTGCTGTCCGGTCTGTCTCAGTTCTGTCTGGGAGCCTGGGCTCTAACGGACTAAGCTGAGT includes:
- the pou3f1 gene encoding POU domain, class 3, transcription factor 1, whose amino-acid sequence is MATTAQYIPRNNSLPSNPLMHPDSDRMHQGTTYREVQKMMHHEYLQGLAATNTGHPMSLTHHQWLPTSNTDWSSGTHIGQQEHKASVQASREDLSSGFHHRSHLVHQQTQSGHHGSWAPATTHHLSPLSPASNGHQSLVYSQPGYTNLNAMLSPQPGSLHHGMRDPLHDDSGSHDNQMESPQQAFSHHQDHSDEDAPSSDDLEQFAKQFKQRRIKLGFTQADVGLALGTLYGNVFSQTTICRFEALQLSFKNMCKLKPLLNKWLEETDSNTGSPTNLDKIAAQGRKRKKRTSIEVGVKGALENHFLKCPKPSAHEISTLAGTLQLEKEVVRVWFCNRRQKEKRMTPVGVPHPNMEDVYSQAETPPLHRTLQSPVQ